The DNA sequence GATATAAAAGCATCTCTGCCCCAGTCGGCAAACCATGGGAAGCCGGCTAAAATAGTAGTTCTTTGTTCGTCCCTGCCGGGGGCAGCAGTGGAACGCTTTGCGATAAACTGGTCAGCAGCCAAACAGAGTTTTCGCAAATCTTTGGTTTTTGCGGCCGCGGTTATCCTGCTTTGATGCCTGCATAAATCTTCACGGACGGCTTCGATATCCAGCTTAAGCTCTTCGGCGTCGGACGCCGCCTTTCCGCTGCTGCCGAAATTCGCCCAGAGAACAATTCTGGCGGGCGAGTCTATCGAGCCTTTAAAGAAGCCCGGCGTCCATAAATCCTCGGTGAAATCCTGGCCTCTTTGTTCATCGATGCGATATGTGAAGTTAAACCACCATTGGTGGTCCTTTTCGAATTTCATAGAAGGGCAGCTCAAAAACAATTCGCAACTGCCCGGTATATCGTGGCGAATCAGCAAGCCGTCGCCGAGCCATGCAGAATAGAGGTGAGCGTAGGATTTTTGCAGTGTGTGGAAATCCCTCAATCCTATAAACGGCCGCAAGACGAGCTCAAGCGGTTTCTTCACGGCAGTAAAATCATATACGAGGGCAATCATATCCGCATCGCGAAGGAGATATACAGATTTAGTCAACTTGAACTGCGGCAGCTGGTAATCAAAATGGACGGCAGTATCTCGACGGAACCGCTTTAAGAAGTTAAACCCTACCGGCGCGAATTTTCCGCTGAATTCGAAGGTCGAAAGATTAAAGACGTTTCCATTTAATATCACCATTTCCATGCAGTTTGCCAGGGCCATTATCCTGTTGGCAGGAGGGTTAGTCGAGCCGATGAGCAAGCCGTGATACCTTCTGGTATTGCAGCCGATGATTGTTGACGATGCGTAGCTGCCGCGGTCGTTGGTTAACAGCCATTCTTTAGTCAACAAGCCCTCGACGTTTTTTTTGTCTGTTGGGATTGAGATGATTTCCTCGCTGTCGGTTTTTTGCAATGTCAGCACAATTTTACTCCCGAGAACATTATCATGGTAAAATCCAGCCCCCCGCTGCTTCAAGCAGCAAAAAACGAATTAAGACAAACAATCCGCTGTTTGCGTTTTCAAACCGGGCAGGCCATTGTTTTCCGACAGGCCGCAGGATAGTCGTTCATGAAGATTGCCCAGCACATTCATAAAGTTGATATAAGAATCGTAAGGTGAATCATAAGGGTTAAAATATTTATGCACATCACCGTCGGCGAAATATTTTGTGCACATATAGTAAAAGTGGTCCGAGGTCTGCAATTTTCGCCAGTCATTAACGATTTTTTCGTTGCCGGTTTTTTTGACGTCCTTTTCAATGCGGTACAACTCATGCAGCGCATTTGACTGCATTGCGTTTCCGAGCCAGGCGGAGAGGTCTCTTTCGATATCGGCCCAGCTTATCAGATGCGGCACATCAACCGTATCAACGGGCTGAAATGATTGAACTATCTCGCTGGGGGTTTTGAAATCGTTGTATGGATTTTTCAGAATTTCTTCCGGCAGATGCCGCATAAAGTCGAATATGCCCGTATCCTTCCACTGGTGCTCGCCGAATGTCTCGTAGTCCATAAAGAGGTTGATGACATTTCCGATATTACTGTTTACCCAGGCGGCGAACTTGTCCGCCGTTAACGGCCACTGCGACCAGCCCTTGTTGGAGAACCTGAAGGCAATATCGTCGCTGAGCGAATAATTTTTCAGCAGCAGTCTCAGCTTTTCGCATCCTTTAGGCCGGTAGAGATAATTTGGGCTTCTGTAGCCGAGAATGTGGTCTGCGCCTTCGGTTATTATTGCGTCGAAATTGCCTGTCGATTCGATTAGTGCGGCAAGGTCGTTGTTATATATCAGCTCAGTATTTCTGAAGACCTTTGGCTTTTGGCCGAACAGGCGTTCGATAGTTTCGGTGTGCTTGTTTATCTGTTCTATGAATTCGTTGCGCGAATAAAGATAGCTTAAACTATGGTAATACGTTTCAGCGAGGAACTCGACGCAGCCTGTTTCCGCCAGGGCGTCAAAAGTGCTGATGACTTCCGGCGCAAAGAGCTGGAACTGCTCCAGTAATACGCCGGTCAAGCTGTAAGCTATTTTAAATCTGCCGTTAAATCTGCGGATTACGTCCAGGAGCAATCGATTGGCCGGGAGATAACATTTATCCGCCACCTTTCTGCAAATGGCAGCGTTTTTATAATCGTCAAAATACTGGTCGTTTTTATCAAATACAGTATAGTGCCTTAATCGCAAAGGCTGATGCACCTGAAAATAGAAACATATTGAAGCCATATCTCTTATTCCGTATTACAACGACTAAGCCGTAACGAACGATTCTTCGTAAATTTTCAGACACTTCGCAGCACTATCTTTCCACCGCAGCTTTCTTGCCTCAAAATTGCCGTAATTTCGCAGCGTTATCCCTAAAGGCGGATATTTCAGCACAGCTATAATTTTGTTGGCAATCTCGTCGACATCCCAGAAGTCGACTTTCAGGGCGTGCGTTAAAACTTCCGACACGCCGCTTTGCTTGCTTATTATGACTGGGACATCGTTGTTCATCGCTTCCAGCGGTGCAATCCCAAAAGGTTCTGATACCGAAGGCATAACGTATAAATCGGCCATTTCATAAATTTTCTGGACGTCCTGTCCGCATAAAAAGCCGGTGAAGAGGATTTTTTGTCCGATGCCGAGCCCCGCCGCCATTTCGATAGCCCGATGCATTAAATCTCCGGAGCCGGCCATAACGAACCTGACGTTATCCATTACATCAAGGACCTTTTTGGCCGCTTGGAGGAAATACTCCGGGCCTTTTTGCATCGTAATTCGGCCTAAAAATAATACAATTTTCTCATCCTTGTCGTTGTCTGTTTCGACGAAAGCCCCGTTTCCATTGCGTTCGACGCCGTTATACACGACTTCCACTTTGTCGCC is a window from the Phycisphaerae bacterium genome containing:
- a CDS encoding glycoside hydrolase family 57 protein, whose product is MASICFYFQVHQPLRLRHYTVFDKNDQYFDDYKNAAICRKVADKCYLPANRLLLDVIRRFNGRFKIAYSLTGVLLEQFQLFAPEVISTFDALAETGCVEFLAETYYHSLSYLYSRNEFIEQINKHTETIERLFGQKPKVFRNTELIYNNDLAALIESTGNFDAIITEGADHILGYRSPNYLYRPKGCEKLRLLLKNYSLSDDIAFRFSNKGWSQWPLTADKFAAWVNSNIGNVINLFMDYETFGEHQWKDTGIFDFMRHLPEEILKNPYNDFKTPSEIVQSFQPVDTVDVPHLISWADIERDLSAWLGNAMQSNALHELYRIEKDVKKTGNEKIVNDWRKLQTSDHFYYMCTKYFADGDVHKYFNPYDSPYDSYINFMNVLGNLHERLSCGLSENNGLPGLKTQTADCLS